One region of Micromonospora ureilytica genomic DNA includes:
- a CDS encoding discoidin domain-containing protein has product MSRTGTRRGTPPTGAPTTVPRTTRKAHRRLLAGALAGMLLATAPVVTPMASAAPAADPSAAAARVALLAGLSATMTASSYNQNYVAGNANDGNASTYWESANNAFPQWIQADLGATVSVDRVVLKLPPASDWQTRTQTLSVLGSTNGSSFTTLKASAGYTFNPSSGNTATVSFTAASTRYVRVQVTGNTGWPAAQLSEVEVYGATGSTDTQAPSVPGNLAYTQPASGQIRLTWSASTDNVGVTGYDVYANGALRGSVSGSTLTYTDSQADSATVSYYVRAKDAAGNQSANSNSVTRTGTGNPPTGSNLAVGKPITASGFVHTFVATNANDNNVATYWEGNGNPSTLTVQLGANASLSQVVVKLNPDSAWGARTQNITVLGRDQGSSSFTTLVGATNYTFNPGSGNTVTIPVSGAAADVRLSIASNTGAPAGQVAEFQVFGTPAPNPDLTVTGMSFSPSAPVETSTITLSATVRNAGSAASGATNVNFYLGSTRVGTASVGGLAAGASTTVSASIGTRDSGSYPLSAKVDESNTVVEQDDTNNSYTNPSPLVVAAVASSDLVASSVAWSPGNPSAGNTVTFSVSIRNAGNQASASGSHGITLTVLNESGTVVRTLTGSHSGVINAGATVGPISLGTWTAANGKYTVRVVLAVDGNELPVKQANNTSDRPLFVGRGANMPYDMYEAEDGVIGGGAAVVGPNREIGDLAGEASGRRAVTLNSTGSYVEFTTRASTNTLVTRFSIPDASGGGGINSTLNVYVNGTFHKAIDLTSRYAWLYGNEASPGNSPSAGGPRHIYDEANVMLNSTVPAGSKIRLQKDPANTTTYAIDFINTEQVAPIANPDSARYTTPGGFTHQDVQNALDRVRMDTTGNLVGVYLPAGNYSTSSKFQVYGKAVQVTGAGPWYTRFNAPSGQDNTDIGFRAEASAANSSFKNFAYFGNYTSRIDGPGKVFDFANVSNIVIDNIWNEHMVCLYWGANTDYMTIKNSRIRNMFADGINMTNGSTNNLVSNNDARATGDDSFALFSAIDAGGADMKDNIYENLTSTLTWRAAGVAVYGGYGNTFRNIYIADTLVYSGITISSLDFGYPMNGFGANPPTRFENISIVRAGGHFWGGQTFPAIWVFSASKVFQGIRVSDVDIIDPTYSGIMFQTNYVGGQPQNPITDTVFTNISISGARKSGDAYDAKSGFAIWANPMPEAGQGPAVGSVTFNNLRLSNNAVDIQNPTTTFTINRN; this is encoded by the coding sequence ATGTCCAGGACCGGCACCAGACGAGGCACGCCGCCAACCGGCGCGCCCACCACCGTCCCCCGCACCACCCGGAAAGCCCACCGGCGGCTACTCGCCGGCGCGCTCGCCGGGATGCTCCTCGCCACCGCCCCGGTCGTCACCCCCATGGCGAGCGCGGCACCGGCGGCCGACCCGTCCGCGGCCGCCGCCCGCGTGGCCTTGCTCGCCGGGCTCTCCGCCACCATGACGGCCAGCAGCTACAACCAGAACTACGTGGCCGGCAACGCCAACGACGGCAACGCCTCGACCTACTGGGAGAGCGCCAACAACGCGTTCCCGCAGTGGATCCAGGCCGACCTGGGCGCCACGGTCAGCGTGGACCGGGTGGTCCTGAAGCTGCCGCCCGCGTCGGACTGGCAGACCCGTACGCAGACGCTGTCGGTGCTCGGCTCGACCAACGGTTCGTCCTTCACCACACTGAAGGCGTCCGCCGGCTACACCTTCAACCCGAGCAGCGGCAACACCGCGACCGTCAGCTTCACCGCCGCCAGCACCCGCTACGTTCGGGTGCAGGTCACCGGCAACACCGGCTGGCCGGCCGCGCAACTCTCCGAGGTCGAGGTGTACGGCGCCACCGGCAGCACCGACACCCAGGCGCCCAGCGTCCCCGGCAACCTGGCCTACACCCAGCCGGCCAGCGGGCAGATCCGACTCACCTGGTCGGCGTCCACCGACAACGTCGGGGTGACCGGCTACGACGTCTACGCCAACGGCGCGCTGCGCGGCAGCGTCAGCGGCTCGACGCTCACCTACACCGACAGCCAGGCGGACAGCGCCACGGTGTCGTACTACGTCCGGGCCAAGGACGCGGCCGGCAACCAGTCGGCGAACAGCAACTCCGTGACCCGGACCGGCACCGGCAACCCGCCCACCGGGAGCAACCTGGCGGTCGGCAAGCCGATCACCGCCTCCGGGTTCGTGCACACGTTCGTGGCCACCAACGCCAACGACAACAACGTGGCCACCTACTGGGAGGGCAACGGCAACCCGAGCACGCTGACCGTGCAGTTGGGCGCGAACGCCAGCCTCAGCCAGGTCGTCGTGAAGCTCAACCCGGACTCGGCGTGGGGCGCGCGTACCCAGAACATCACAGTGCTCGGCCGGGACCAGGGCTCGTCCAGCTTCACCACGCTGGTCGGGGCGACGAACTACACCTTCAACCCGGGCAGCGGCAACACGGTGACCATCCCGGTCTCCGGCGCGGCGGCCGACGTACGACTCTCGATCGCCTCGAACACCGGCGCTCCGGCCGGGCAGGTGGCCGAGTTCCAGGTCTTCGGCACTCCGGCGCCGAACCCGGACCTGACCGTGACCGGCATGTCGTTCAGCCCGTCCGCACCCGTGGAGACCAGCACCATCACGCTCTCCGCGACGGTGCGTAACGCGGGCTCGGCGGCCTCCGGCGCGACAAACGTCAACTTCTACCTGGGCTCCACCCGGGTCGGCACGGCTTCGGTCGGCGGTCTCGCGGCGGGTGCCTCGACCACTGTCAGCGCCAGCATCGGCACCCGGGACTCGGGCAGCTACCCGCTCAGCGCCAAGGTCGACGAGTCGAACACAGTCGTCGAGCAGGACGACACAAACAACAGCTACACGAACCCCAGCCCGTTGGTCGTCGCCGCGGTAGCCAGCTCCGACCTGGTCGCCTCTTCGGTCGCCTGGTCGCCGGGCAACCCTTCGGCGGGCAACACTGTCACCTTCTCCGTGTCCATCCGCAACGCCGGCAACCAGGCTTCCGCCTCCGGTTCGCACGGCATCACCCTGACCGTGCTCAACGAGTCCGGCACCGTGGTCCGTACCCTGACCGGCTCGCACTCCGGCGTGATCAACGCCGGCGCGACGGTCGGTCCGATCAGCCTGGGCACCTGGACCGCCGCGAACGGCAAGTACACAGTGCGGGTGGTGCTTGCCGTGGACGGCAACGAGTTGCCGGTCAAGCAGGCCAACAACACGAGTGACCGGCCGCTCTTCGTGGGGCGCGGCGCCAACATGCCGTACGACATGTACGAGGCCGAGGACGGCGTGATCGGCGGCGGCGCCGCCGTCGTCGGACCGAACCGGGAGATCGGCGACCTGGCCGGCGAGGCGTCCGGTCGGCGGGCGGTGACCCTCAACTCGACCGGCAGCTACGTCGAGTTCACCACCCGGGCCAGCACCAACACGCTTGTCACCCGCTTCTCCATCCCGGACGCCTCCGGTGGCGGCGGAATCAACTCGACACTGAACGTCTACGTCAACGGCACGTTCCACAAGGCCATCGATCTAACGTCCCGGTACGCCTGGCTCTACGGCAACGAGGCCAGCCCGGGCAACTCGCCGAGCGCGGGCGGACCGCGGCACATCTACGACGAAGCCAACGTCATGCTCAACTCCACGGTCCCGGCCGGCAGCAAGATCCGCCTCCAGAAGGACCCGGCCAACACCACCACGTACGCCATCGACTTCATCAACACGGAGCAGGTGGCGCCGATCGCCAACCCGGACTCGGCGCGCTACACCACGCCGGGCGGCTTCACCCACCAGGACGTGCAGAACGCCCTGGACCGGGTGCGGATGGACACCACAGGCAACCTGGTCGGTGTGTACCTGCCGGCGGGTAACTACTCCACCTCGTCGAAGTTCCAGGTGTACGGCAAGGCGGTCCAGGTGACTGGCGCCGGTCCCTGGTACACCCGGTTCAACGCTCCTTCGGGCCAGGACAACACCGACATCGGCTTCCGGGCCGAGGCGTCGGCGGCGAACTCTTCCTTCAAGAACTTCGCCTACTTCGGCAACTACACCTCGCGGATCGACGGTCCGGGCAAGGTGTTCGACTTCGCCAACGTGTCGAACATCGTGATCGACAACATCTGGAACGAGCACATGGTGTGCCTCTACTGGGGCGCGAACACCGACTACATGACGATCAAGAACTCCCGGATCCGGAACATGTTCGCCGACGGCATCAACATGACCAACGGGAGCACCAACAACCTGGTCAGCAACAACGACGCCCGGGCTACTGGCGACGACAGCTTCGCGCTGTTCTCGGCGATCGACGCGGGCGGCGCCGACATGAAGGACAACATCTACGAGAACCTGACCTCGACCCTGACCTGGCGGGCCGCCGGTGTCGCCGTGTACGGCGGCTACGGCAACACGTTCCGCAACATCTACATCGCGGACACCCTGGTCTACTCGGGCATCACCATCAGCTCGCTCGACTTCGGCTACCCGATGAACGGTTTCGGTGCCAACCCGCCCACCCGGTTCGAGAACATCTCGATCGTGCGGGCCGGTGGGCACTTCTGGGGTGGGCAGACCTTCCCGGCGATCTGGGTCTTCTCCGCCTCGAAGGTGTTCCAGGGCATCCGGGTCAGCGATGTCGACATCATCGATCCGACCTACAGCGGCATCATGTTCCAGACCAACTACGTCGGCGGGCAGCCGCAGAACCCGATCACCGACACGGTCTTCACGAACATCTCCATCAGCGGCGCCCGCAAGAGCGGGGACGCCTACGACGCGAAGTCCGGCTTTGCGATCTGGGCGAACCCGATGCCGGAGGCCGGGCAGGGGCCGGCCGTCGGGTCGGTCACCTTCAACAACCTCCGGTTGAGCAACAACGCGGTGGACATCCAGAACCCCACGACGACCTTCACCATCAACCGCAACTGA
- a CDS encoding type II secretion system F family protein, which produces MVNWVLAIAVCGGAGVGLGVFLVVRELVPATPALGPALRRLHQPPGAGRVATPASRRLDSLTGLSRWLRPPHRQLALIGQTPEQYALSVLLSALIGLATPTVLGVVLWVLGIPFPLVVPVLGSLGLALLAGLLAHRAVLTKADAARDEFRQAVCTYLDLVALQLSAAHGPVQSLERAAAVCDGWVFDRLQESLRIAQMQMHAPWDELRDLADKIGIPELGDVGAIMRSSGSEGAQVHETLRSRADSLRDQIRTDNLARAEGVTSKLDIPGALLVFVLLGFVLYPFIARV; this is translated from the coding sequence ATCGTGAACTGGGTGTTGGCCATCGCGGTCTGCGGTGGTGCCGGGGTCGGCCTGGGTGTGTTCCTGGTGGTCCGGGAGTTGGTGCCGGCGACACCGGCGCTCGGGCCGGCGCTGCGCCGGTTGCACCAGCCTCCGGGTGCCGGTCGGGTGGCCACGCCCGCCTCCCGGCGGTTGGACTCGCTGACCGGGTTGTCCCGGTGGCTGCGTCCGCCGCATCGGCAGCTGGCCCTGATCGGCCAGACGCCCGAGCAGTACGCGCTGTCGGTGCTGCTCTCCGCGCTGATCGGGTTGGCCACGCCGACAGTGCTCGGGGTGGTGCTGTGGGTGCTCGGCATCCCGTTCCCGCTGGTCGTGCCGGTGCTGGGCAGTCTCGGGCTGGCACTGCTGGCCGGCCTGCTGGCGCACCGAGCCGTGCTGACCAAGGCCGACGCGGCCCGCGACGAGTTCCGCCAGGCGGTCTGCACCTACCTCGACCTGGTGGCGTTGCAGCTTTCGGCGGCGCACGGGCCGGTGCAGTCGCTGGAGCGGGCGGCGGCGGTCTGCGACGGCTGGGTGTTCGACCGGCTCCAGGAGTCGCTACGGATCGCCCAGATGCAGATGCACGCGCCCTGGGACGAACTGCGCGACCTCGCCGACAAGATCGGCATTCCGGAGTTGGGCGACGTCGGCGCGATCATGCGTTCCTCCGGCAGCGAGGGCGCGCAGGTGCACGAGACGCTGCGCAGCCGGGCCGACTCGCTGCGCGACCAGATCCGCACCGACAACCTCGCCCGTGCCGAGGGGGTGACCAGCAAGCTCGACATCCCGGGCGCGTTGCTCGTCTTCGTGCTGCTCGGGTTCGTCCTCTATCCGTTCATCGCCCGTGTCTGA
- a CDS encoding crotonase/enoyl-CoA hydratase family protein, with protein MGVRVERVGAVTTVVLDRADARNAVDGPTARALADAFRAFEADPEAAVAVLWGAGGTFCAGADLKAIGTPSGNRVEPEGDGPMGPTRMTLSKPVIAAISGYAVAGGLELALWCDLRVAESDATLGVFCRRWGVPLIDGGTVRLPRLIGESRAMDLILTGRPVPADEAYTMGLVNRLVPPGRARAAAEELAAAIARHPQTCLRNDRAALLAGAGRPEPEALATELAYGMDSLATDAVAGAARFAAGEGRHGTTPPGGVHPPTASATG; from the coding sequence ATGGGTGTGCGGGTGGAGCGGGTCGGGGCGGTCACCACTGTGGTGCTGGACCGGGCAGACGCTCGGAACGCCGTGGATGGTCCTACGGCTCGGGCGCTGGCCGACGCGTTTCGAGCCTTCGAGGCCGATCCGGAGGCGGCGGTAGCCGTGCTCTGGGGCGCCGGTGGAACGTTCTGCGCCGGCGCCGACCTCAAGGCGATCGGCACGCCGAGCGGCAACCGGGTCGAGCCGGAGGGGGACGGCCCGATGGGTCCGACCCGGATGACGCTCAGCAAACCGGTGATCGCGGCGATCTCCGGGTACGCGGTGGCCGGTGGGCTCGAACTGGCGCTCTGGTGTGACCTGCGGGTCGCCGAGTCCGACGCGACACTCGGCGTGTTCTGCCGCCGCTGGGGGGTGCCGTTGATCGACGGCGGCACCGTCCGGCTGCCCCGACTGATCGGCGAGAGTCGGGCGATGGACCTGATCCTCACCGGCCGCCCGGTGCCGGCCGACGAGGCGTACACGATGGGGTTGGTCAATCGGTTGGTGCCACCCGGCCGGGCGCGGGCCGCGGCCGAGGAGTTGGCGGCCGCCATCGCCCGGCATCCGCAGACCTGCCTGCGCAACGACCGGGCGGCGCTGCTGGCCGGCGCCGGGCGGCCCGAGCCGGAGGCGCTGGCGACCGAGTTGGCGTACGGGATGGACTCGCTGGCCACGGACGCGGTGGCCGGCGCGGCCCGGTTCGCCGCAGGCGAGGGCCGACACGGCACGACGCCGCCGGGAGGGGTACACCCCCCGACGGCGTCGGCTACTGGCTAG
- a CDS encoding TadE family protein — translation MNRAAYPRWNRAVNAARRHLASGDRERGANPVELAVMMPLILVLLFASIQVAAVFLARSTALNAAQSGVNAQRTYQAGNGAGVDSASRFLKAAGGWLVGWDKAGPTCATTATEVTCTVSGRSLSVVPGVDFAVQETAHGTVERLTPP, via the coding sequence ATGAATCGAGCCGCGTACCCGAGGTGGAACCGAGCGGTCAACGCCGCCCGGCGCCACCTCGCGTCCGGCGACCGCGAGCGGGGTGCCAACCCGGTGGAACTCGCCGTGATGATGCCGCTGATCCTGGTGCTGCTCTTCGCCTCGATCCAGGTCGCGGCGGTCTTCCTCGCCCGCTCCACCGCGTTGAACGCCGCGCAGAGTGGCGTCAACGCGCAGCGGACGTACCAGGCCGGGAACGGTGCCGGGGTGGACAGCGCCTCCCGGTTCCTCAAGGCCGCCGGGGGTTGGCTGGTGGGCTGGGACAAGGCCGGCCCGACCTGTGCGACCACCGCGACCGAGGTGACCTGCACGGTGAGCGGCCGGTCCCTGTCGGTGGTGCCGGGCGTGGACTTCGCGGTACAGGAGACCGCCCACGGAACTGTGGAGAGGTTGACCCCGCCATGA
- a CDS encoding TadE/TadG family type IV pilus assembly protein, giving the protein MTRTAERGSVSIEVAVLAPAFIALMVLAGVVGRSAVAAEALDAAAHDAARAASISRDSDTARTMALEAAQKQLDWHGLACSNDLDPKFTGSVAGMPDSESSFDDAFSSQIGTSATVTVTISCVVSFQDITLDILPGMVSEKLITAQFTSPLDRYRSRQ; this is encoded by the coding sequence ATGACCCGTACCGCCGAGCGGGGCTCGGTCTCCATCGAGGTGGCGGTGCTCGCGCCCGCGTTCATCGCGCTGATGGTGTTGGCCGGTGTGGTCGGGCGCAGTGCGGTTGCGGCGGAGGCGCTCGACGCGGCCGCGCACGACGCCGCCCGGGCTGCCTCGATTTCCCGGGATTCCGACACCGCCCGGACAATGGCGCTGGAGGCCGCCCAGAAGCAGCTGGACTGGCACGGCCTGGCCTGCTCCAACGACCTGGACCCGAAATTCACCGGCTCGGTGGCCGGCATGCCCGACAGTGAGTCCAGCTTCGATGACGCCTTCAGCAGCCAGATCGGTACGAGCGCCACGGTGACGGTGACGATCAGCTGCGTGGTGTCCTTTCAGGACATCACACTCGACATCCTGCCCGGGATGGTGAGCGAAAAGCTGATCACCGCGCAGTTCACCTCCCCGCTCGACCGTTACCGGAGTCGGCAGTGA
- a CDS encoding pilus assembly protein TadG-related protein gives MVGVLAIIGLSFDGAGQLRTLQRAQNLAAEAARAGGQAIDRATAIEGGPKRIDEPEARKAVANYLAAVDTAGHSVNFPEVDGEILIRVTVSITYHRSMIGPFVQDKTVTVTGEATARAITATP, from the coding sequence ATGGTCGGCGTACTGGCCATCATCGGCCTCTCCTTCGACGGCGCCGGGCAGCTCCGCACCCTGCAACGCGCCCAGAACCTGGCCGCCGAGGCGGCCCGGGCCGGCGGTCAGGCCATCGACCGGGCCACCGCCATCGAGGGTGGGCCGAAGCGGATCGACGAGCCGGAGGCGCGCAAGGCGGTCGCCAACTACCTGGCTGCCGTGGACACCGCCGGCCACAGCGTGAACTTCCCCGAGGTCGACGGGGAAATCCTGATACGGGTGACCGTCTCCATCACCTACCACCGCTCGATGATCGGGCCGTTCGTCCAGGACAAGACGGTCACCGTCACCGGCGAGGCGACCGCGCGTGCCATCACCGCAACACCGTAG
- a CDS encoding Rieske 2Fe-2S domain-containing protein yields the protein MRALLTKVEQDSRLDRAGDRLQKVVLGTLRPRRLRDLLHGVTLGHPLHPAMVQVPVGAWISAAVLDLMPGQRRPATVLVGLGTVSALPAAVAGLNDWAALARDQRRVGLVHAAANTVGMAIYAGSLAARLSGRHGMGRALGFLGLSTVSLGAYIGGHLAYKQGAQVNQSVSELHRMTDGWHSLADMATLPQRTLITREVDDDISVILYRHGDEVTVMLERCPHQSGPLGEGEVQEIDGHACVVCPWHGSAFRLNGGEVVQGPSGNDQQILPTRIQNGVLQTRLP from the coding sequence GTGCGAGCACTTTTGACGAAAGTTGAGCAGGACTCCCGGCTGGACCGCGCGGGTGACCGGCTGCAGAAGGTCGTCCTGGGGACACTGCGTCCGCGCCGACTGCGCGACCTACTGCACGGGGTGACCCTCGGGCATCCGCTGCACCCGGCGATGGTGCAGGTGCCGGTCGGTGCGTGGATCAGCGCCGCGGTGCTGGACCTCATGCCCGGGCAGCGTCGGCCCGCCACCGTGCTTGTCGGTCTGGGCACCGTCAGCGCGCTGCCGGCGGCGGTGGCCGGTCTGAACGACTGGGCGGCACTCGCCCGGGACCAGCGCCGGGTCGGCCTGGTGCACGCCGCCGCCAACACCGTCGGCATGGCGATCTACGCCGGCTCGCTGGCCGCGCGGCTGTCCGGACGCCACGGAATGGGCCGTGCCCTCGGCTTCCTCGGGCTCTCCACCGTGAGCCTCGGGGCGTACATCGGGGGTCACCTCGCGTACAAGCAGGGGGCGCAGGTCAACCAGAGCGTCTCCGAGCTGCACCGGATGACCGACGGCTGGCACTCGCTGGCCGACATGGCGACGTTGCCGCAACGCACCCTGATCACCCGAGAGGTGGACGACGACATCTCGGTGATCCTCTACCGGCACGGTGACGAGGTGACAGTGATGCTGGAGCGCTGCCCGCACCAGAGCGGGCCGCTCGGCGAGGGCGAAGTGCAGGAGATCGACGGCCACGCCTGCGTCGTCTGCCCGTGGCACGGCAGCGCGTTCCGCCTCAACGGCGGTGAGGTCGTGCAGGGGCCGTCCGGCAACGACCAGCAGATCCTGCCCACCCGGATCCAGAACGGCGTGCTCCAGACCCGCCTGCCCTGA
- a CDS encoding type II secretion system F family protein, producing MAAAPADPTGPAGDLMLGSLELIAVISGAACVAGLLLAVVALVGTRRPPGPRPGSGPGLSRLWRGPGSTPSEQRAYQALLVAALVAGALAFLLTGLPVVGLLVAVAVPGTPWLFGVGKAEQRAIARIEAVGEWTRRLKDVSGTGQGLQQSIIGTIGSVPPGIEDEVRLLAARLQAGWMARSALLAFADEIADPVCDQVVAALILHLSDRGERLGDVLGSIAGAASAEVATRREIEAKRTQPRFAVRFLTGMTLATLAYGLINTEYIRPYGTPVGQLVMAALGAAFIGLLAWVRSMSQPHRPARFLPAPDPSEVIA from the coding sequence CTGGCGGCGGCCCCGGCAGACCCGACTGGCCCGGCGGGTGACCTGATGCTCGGCAGCCTGGAACTGATCGCGGTGATCTCCGGGGCCGCCTGTGTGGCCGGGTTGCTGCTGGCCGTGGTCGCGCTGGTCGGCACCCGCCGACCCCCCGGGCCGCGACCGGGCAGCGGGCCGGGGCTGAGCCGACTGTGGCGCGGACCGGGTAGCACTCCGTCCGAGCAGCGGGCCTACCAGGCACTGCTGGTCGCCGCGCTGGTCGCCGGCGCGTTGGCGTTCCTGTTGACCGGGCTGCCGGTGGTGGGCCTGCTGGTGGCGGTGGCGGTGCCGGGCACCCCGTGGCTGTTCGGGGTGGGCAAGGCCGAACAGCGGGCGATCGCCCGGATCGAGGCGGTCGGCGAGTGGACCCGCCGACTCAAGGACGTCTCCGGCACCGGGCAGGGCCTCCAACAGTCGATCATCGGCACGATCGGCAGCGTGCCACCCGGCATCGAGGACGAGGTACGGCTGCTCGCCGCCCGTCTACAGGCCGGCTGGATGGCCCGCTCCGCGCTGCTGGCGTTCGCCGACGAGATCGCCGACCCGGTCTGCGACCAGGTGGTCGCGGCACTGATCCTGCACCTGTCGGACCGGGGTGAGCGACTGGGTGATGTGCTCGGTTCGATCGCCGGCGCGGCGTCCGCGGAGGTGGCCACCCGCCGGGAGATCGAGGCCAAGCGCACCCAACCCCGGTTCGCGGTCCGTTTCCTCACCGGAATGACGCTGGCCACCCTCGCGTACGGGCTGATCAACACCGAGTACATCAGGCCGTACGGCACGCCTGTGGGTCAGCTGGTGATGGCCGCCCTCGGCGCCGCCTTCATCGGCCTGCTGGCCTGGGTGCGGTCGATGAGCCAGCCGCATCGGCCGGCCCGGTTCCTGCCGGCGCCTGATCCGAGCGAGGTGATCGCGTGA